In the genome of uncultured Sphaerochaeta sp., the window AAGCAGGGAGTGATGCATCCGGCTTGTCTCCTCCATGGCAAGAGAGGGCGCGCACGTGAATTTGGAAACCAGAGGGGCATGAACTTGTACGGTTTGGCTACAGAGGGCATCCAGAAGCTCCAGGTCATGACTTACCAAGAGGGCAAGTGAGCGGTACTCCTTCAGAGACTGAAGGACACAGAGCATTGCTTCCCTATCCAGATGGTTGGAAGGCTCATCGATGCACAGCATGTCACTCTCCTGATAAAGGGCCCAGCCGATCTGTGCTCGCTTGCGCTCTCCTTCACTGAGCGTATCCCAACGATCGAGATAGTCACGCCCAAGGTGCAGGCGGCCGTGCAGCCTGCATGCCTCAGCATCATAGGCATACGCGAACTCCTCGTAGGTTGGGGGGATTTCTTCAGTGCGCTGGGGAACATAGATACAGTGTCCAGGATGCTGAACAGTGCCTCTTATTGGTGCAAGCAGGCCGCAAGCCAACTGAAGAAAGGTACTCTTTCCGCCCCCATTGGCACCGATGACGGCGGTCCAGACTGGCGCAAGAGATAGCGAAAGATCTTGGAAAAGATCCAAGGTCTGTTCGGGATAATGATAGGTTACTTGGTGGAATTCCAAGGGTTGGGTATTCATTTTGCCTCCTAGGTGAGGCGTCACACACGGTCATACTGATAGGATGAGAGAAGAATGAGAACGAGGTGACGCACAAAAAGAATGATGTGCACTCCAATCTATTCTTCAGTTCTTCATCGTATCGATTTTCTCCTTGTCCTTGGTTTGTTCAGTATACAAAACAGATGGCGTTGCATCAAGAAGCTGCCAGTAGAGGTTGGAGGCCTATCCACACCCCAGCGCAACCAACAAATACGTAGACGATACGCCTAAGCGTTGTATCGGAAATTTTCTTGAACAGCAGAAGACCTAGATACGTTCCCACTCCAATGGCAGCCCAACCGACAAGGATAGGTGCAAGGTGGGATCTTTGGAGGGAGCCAAAGGATGATCTGACCAAGATGCTGTGGATATTGCAGAATAGGAAATAGGCCTGGATGGTGGAAAGATAGGCTCTTTTGTCCTTTACCGAAGCAAAGAGATAGAGTGCAACCGGAGGTCCCCCAATACCGAAGAATCCATTGCCAACCCCCGCGATCAGACCCATGAGCAACCCATTGCCCGCACTTGCCTTGATGACGATACGCTCACTGAAGAACGCGAAATAGAGTGAGAGCAACAACAAGAACAAGCCGAGGGCAACACTGAGTATGCCCGAATCGACTGATAGGCTGAAGATGATGACCAACTGGGCGACAGCCAAGGAGGTTGCCAGAAGCGGAAGAAGAATCTTCCAAGCAATATGCCGATGGTACCGTACAGCCAGATATCCGGTGCTAGCCATAGCGATGACTTGGTTGAGGGTTACAGCGGTAGAGAAGGGATACAGAGCAGGAAGAAAGATCATTGCAATGATGGGAAACCCAAATCCGATGTTCGCTTGGAGAAACGCTCCTATGAATACCACAAGAAAAACCTGAATGAGCTGCAATTCACACCCCCTTTGGGGAGTGTACCATGCGTTCCAGACTCGGGGTACAAAAAAACCTT includes:
- a CDS encoding sulfite exporter TauE/SafE family protein, yielding MQLIQVFLVVFIGAFLQANIGFGFPIIAMIFLPALYPFSTAVTLNQVIAMASTGYLAVRYHRHIAWKILLPLLATSLAVAQLVIIFSLSVDSGILSVALGLFLLLLSLYFAFFSERIVIKASAGNGLLMGLIAGVGNGFFGIGGPPVALYLFASVKDKRAYLSTIQAYFLFCNIHSILVRSSFGSLQRSHLAPILVGWAAIGVGTYLGLLLFKKISDTTLRRIVYVFVGCAGVWIGLQPLLAAS